One genomic segment of Gadus chalcogrammus isolate NIFS_2021 chromosome 3, NIFS_Gcha_1.0, whole genome shotgun sequence includes these proteins:
- the LOC130380079 gene encoding protein PERCC1 — protein sequence MADLPPLQPAVDMTRQLLRFANLISSDVRRYFGPGAGAQDPGEGPGDPLPGTSSGRLRYYDDLLKIARTEGPGSDGREATHSGQRDGGGAGGGASGLGPLAELFDCSRLTQGCSQPWVRRHLPLSFWTEPTPRCSEPAHKTTFPAGGTHTDLDAQEHYGGSHSHAAESHPTLDHAHPDFSDLLAHWDPHPELPHAL from the coding sequence ATGGCcgacctccctcctctccagccGGCGGTGGACATGACCCGACAGCTGCTGAGGTTCGCCAACCTCATCAGCAGCGACGTACGCCGCTACTTCGGCCCCGGGGCCGGCGCCCAGGACCCGGGCGAGGGCCCCGGCGACCCTCTCCCCGGGACCTCCAGCGGGCGGCTGCGTTACTACGACGACCTGCTGAAGATCGCCAGGACGGAGGGTCCGGGTTCGGACGGCCGCGAGGCGACCCACTCGGGtcagagggacggagggggggccgggggaggggcctCGGGCTTGGGGCCCCTCGCCGAACTGTTCGACTGCAGCAGGCTGACCCAGGGGTGCAGCCAGCCCTGGGTCCGGCGGCACCTCCCGCTGAGCTTCTGGACCGAGCCCACCCCCCGCTGCTCCGAGCCCGCCCACAAAACGACATTCCCGGCAGGGGGGACGCACACGGACCTTGACGCGCAGGAGCACTACGGCGGCTCACACTCGCACGCAGCCGAGTCGCACCCCACGCTGGACCACGCGCACCCGGACTTCAGTGACCTGCTGGCCCACTGG